In Solanum pennellii chromosome 3, SPENNV200, a single window of DNA contains:
- the LOC107013700 gene encoding glutamate synthase 1 [NADH], chloroplastic isoform X1 produces the protein MSIASSSVLQTKNNGVVMSSPVKSLVGHQLNAMPLGRVGVGLGRTRVTRSSVVKRTTGFEKKFYGAKLRASGPERLHLWQSDGPGRAPKLRVVVRSALSQVPEKPLGLYDPSFDKDSCGVGFVAELSGESSRKTVTDAIEMLVRMSHRGACGCETNTGDGAGILVGLPHDFYKEVTSEAEFEIPPPGQYAVGMFFLPTSDSRREQSKIVFTKVAESLGHTVLGWRPVPTDNSGLGKSALQTEPIIEQVFLTPTPRSKVDFERQMYILRRVAMVAIRAALNLQHGGVKDFYICSLSSRTVVYKGQLKPNQLKEYYFADLGNERFTSYMALVHSRFSTNTFPSWDRAQPMRVLGHNGEINTLRGNVNWMRAREGLLKCKELGLSKTEMKKLLPIVDASSSDSGAFDGVLELLLRAGRSLPEAVMMMIPEAWQNDKNMDPSRKALYEYFSALMEPWDGPALMSFTDGRYLGATLDRNGLRPGRFYVTYSGRVIMASEVGVVDIPPEDVSRKGRLNPGMMLLVDFENHVVVDDDALKKQYSLARPYGQWLKKQKIELKDIVESVNYSYRVPPPIAGVLPAVSDEDSMENMGLHGLLAPLKAFGYTTEALEMLLLPMAKDGVEALGSMGNDAPLAVMSNREKLTFEYFKQMFAQVTNPPIDPIREKIVTSMQCMVGPEGDLTETTEEQCHRLSLKGPLLSIEEMEAVKKMNYRGWRSKVLDITYSRDRGTKGLEETLDRICSEAHDAIQEGYTAIVLSDRGFSPKRVAVSSLLAIGAVHHHLVKKLERTRVALIVESAEPREVHHFCTLVGFGADAICPYLAVEAIWRLQVDGKIPPKSTGEFHSKDELVKKYFKASHYGMMKVLAKMGISTLASYKGAQIFEAVGLSSEVMERCFNGTPSRVEGATFEALAKDALNLHGLAFPSRALAPGSAEAVALPNPGDYHWRKGGEIHLNDPFAIAKLQEAAQSNSVAAYKEYSKRVQELNRQCNLRGLLKFKEGEVKVPLEEVEPASEIVKRFCTGAMSYGSISLEAHATLAIAMNKIGGKSNTGEGGEQPSRMEPLPNGSKNPKRSAIKQVASGRFGVSSYYLTNADELQIKMAQGAKPGEGGELPGHKVIGDIAVTRNSTAGVGLISPPPHHDIYSIEDLAQLIHDLKNANPGARVSVKLVSEAGVGVIASGVVKGHADHVLISGHDGGTGASRWTGIKSAGLPWELGLAETHQTLVANDLRGRTVLQTDGQLKTGRDVAIAALLGAEEFGFSTAPLITLGCIMMRKCHKNTCPVGIATQDPILREKFAGEPEHVINFFFMLAEEVREIMSQLGFRTLTEMVGRSDMLEMDNDLVKNNDKLKNIDLSLLLRPAADIRPEAAQYCIQKQDHGLDMALDNNLIALSKAALEKSLPVYIETPICNVNRAVGTMLSHEVTKRYHLAGLPADTIHIKLSGSAGQSLGAFLCPGITLELEGDSNDYVGKGLSGGKIVVYPPKGSKFDPKENIVIGNVALYGATSGEAYFNGMAAERFCVRNSGAKAVVEGVGDHGCEYMTGGTVVVLGKTGRNFAAGMSGGVAYVLDLHSTFHSHCNPELVDLDKVEEEEDIMTLKMMIQQHQRNTNSQLAKEVLADFDNLLPRFIKVFPRDYKRVLASMKKEEAYEAAKERAIKEAEEQEEEELKEKDAFEELKKLAAASKDESSQVEEEQTLKRPIQVAEAVKHRGFVAYERQGVSYRDPNVRMEDWKEVMEESKPGPLLTTQSARCMDCGTPFCHQENSGCPLGNKIPEFNELVYQNRWREALDRLLETNNFPEFTGRVCPAPCEGSCVLGIIENPVSIKSIECAIIDKAFEEGWMVPRPPSERTGRRVAIVGSGPSGLAAADQLNRLGHTVTVFERADRIGGLMMYGVPNMKTDKIDVVQRRVDLMEKEGVKFVVNANIGNDPAYSLDSLREDHDAIILAVGATKPRDLPVPGRELSGVHFAMEFLHANTKSLLDSNLQDGKYISAKGKKVVVIGGGDTGTDCIGTSIRHGCTSVVNLELLPQPPNTRAPGNPWPQWPRIFRVDYGHQEAAAKFGKDPRSYEVLTKRFIGDENGNVKGLEVIRVQWEKDASGRFQFKEVEGSEEIIGADLVMLAMGFLGPESTIADKLGLEKDNRSNFKADYGRFSTSVEGVFAAGDCRRGQSLVVWAISEGRQAAAQVDKFLMKDDEDSSADAASRQESVKKQPTVVT, from the exons ATGTCGATTGCTTCGAGTTCTGTACTTCAGACCAAGAACAATGGCGTTGTTATGTCATCGCCGGTTAAGAGTCTCGTGGGGCATCAATTGAATGCTATGCCTTTGGGTCGGGTTGGTGTTGGTCTCGGGAGAACTAGGGTGACGAGGAGCTCGGTAGTGAAGAGGACTACCGGTTTCGAGAAAAAGTTTTATGGAGCCAAGCTTCGGGCTTCCGGGCCGGAAAGGCTGCACCTTTGGCAATCTGACGGGCCGGGTCGGGCTCCGAAGCTAAGGGTCGTGGTGCGTTCTGCATTGTCTCAGGTGCCGGAGAAGCCTCTTGGACTCTACGATCCATCATTTGATAAGGACTCTTGTGGCGTTGGGTTTGTTGCTGAACTTTCCGGTGAAAGTAGCCGGAAAACG GTTACTGATGCTATTGAGATGTTAGTGCGGATGTCTCATAGAGGCGCGTGTGGTTGTGAGACTAATACTGGAGATGGAGCCGGTATTCTTGTTGGTTTGCCTCATGACTTCTACAAGGAG GTAACTAGTGAGGCGGAATTTGAAATACCACCACCTGGACAATATGCAGTTGGTATGTTCTTCCTGCCTACCTCTGACAGTAGAAGGGAGCAAAGCAAGATTGTATTTACTAAG GTGGCTGAGTCGCTTGGTCATACAGTTCTTGGATGGCGTCCAGTCCCTACAGATAATTCAGGACTGGGTAAGTCTGCATTGCAGACTGAGCCTATCATTGAGCAAGTGTTTCTGACACCAACTCCTAGGTCAAAGGTCGATTTTGAACGTCAG ATGTATATTTTGAGGAGGGTGGCAATGGTAGCTATACGAGCTGCTTTAAACCTCCAACATGGTGGTGTGAAAGATTTCTATATATGCtctctttcttcaag GACTGTTGTTTACAAAGGTCAGTTGAAGCCTAATCAGTTGAAGGAATACTACTTTGCAGATTTGGGCAATGAAAGGTTTACGAGCTACATGGCCCTG GTGCATTCTAGGTTCTCTACAAATACCTTTCCTAGTTGGGATCGTGCTCAGCCTATGCGTGTCTTGGGTCATAATGGTGAAATTAACACACTTCGAGGCAATGTGAACTG GATGAGGGCTCGTGAGGGTCTTCTTAAATGCAAAGAGCTTGGCCTTTCAAAGACAGAAATGAAAAAACTTTTGCCCATTGTTGATGCCAGTTCATCTGACTCAG GAGCTTTTGATGGTGTGCTTGAGCTACTGCTTAGAGCTGGTAGAAGCCTCCCAGAAGCTGTAATGATGATGATTCCTGAAGCCTGGCAAAATGACAAAAACATGGATCCTAGCCGGAAGGCATTGTATGAATATTTTTCAGCCCTCATGGAACCATGGGATGGACCTGCTCTTATGTCAT TTACTGATGGGCGCTATCTTGGAGCTACGTTAGATCGGAATGGTCTGCGTCCAGGTCGCTTTTATGTTACATACAGTGGTAGGGTTATTATGGCAAGTGAAGTTGGAGTAGTTGATATTCCACCTGAAGATGTATCCAGGAAAGGTAGACTAAACCCTGGAATGATGCTTCTGGTGGACTTTGAGAACCATGTTGTTGTAGATGACGATGCTTTGAAGAAGCAGTACTCTCTTGCAAGACCTTATGGACAGTGGCTGAAAAAGCAGAAGATAGAGCTGAAAGACATTGTTGAGTCAGTAAATTATTCCTATAGGGTACCTCCACCCATTGCAGGAGTTTTGCCT GCGGTAAGTGATGAGGACAGTATGGAAAATATGGGACTTCACGGTTTATTGGCTCCATTAAAGGCCTTCGG TTACACTACAGAGGCCTTAGAAATGCTGCTACTCCCAATGGCAAAAGATGGTGTTGAGGCTCTTGGTTCAATGGGGAATGATGCTCCATTAGCAGTGATGTCTAATAGAGAGAAACTTACATTTGAGTATTTCAAGCAGATGTTTGCTCAAGTCACAAACCCTCCTATTGACCCTATCAGGGAAAAAATTGTTACGTCTATGCAATGTATGGTTGGTCCTGAAGGAGATCTTACTGAAACCACGGAAGAACAGTGTCACCGGCTCTCACTCAAAGGACCTCTTTTGTCCATTGAAGAAATGGAGGCTGTAAAGAAGATGAACTACAGAGGGTGGCGCAGTAAGGTTCTTGATATTACCTACTCCAGAGACCGTGGTACAAAAGGTCTAGAGGAGACCTTAGACAGGATTTGCTCTGAAGCGCATGATGCAATTCAGGAGGGTTATACAGCAATCGTACTTTCTGACAGAG GCTTCTCGCCAAAGCGTGTTGCTGTGAGCTCTTTATTAGCTATTGGTGCTGTCCATCATCATTTAGTTAAAAAGCTTGAGCGAACTCGAGTTGCATTGATTGTTGAGTCTGCCGAGCCACGAGAAGTGCACCATTTCTGTACATTGGTAGGATTTGGTGCTGATGCTATCTGCCCTTATTTAGCCGTAGAAGCTATATGGAGACTACAGGTTGATGGAAAAATCCCACCCAAGTCAACCGGTGAGTTTCATTCCAAGGATGAGCTTGTCAAGAAATACTTCAAAGCAAGTCACTATGGCATGATGAAGGTTCTTGCAAAAATGGGCATATCAACATTGGCATCGTACAAGGGTGCTCAGATATTTGAGGCTGTTGGTCTTTCGTCAGAAGTGATGGAGCGATGTTTCAATGGAACTCCTAGCAGAGTGGAGGGTGCAACTTTTGAGGCACTTGCCAAAGATGCACTCAATCTGCATGGACTTGCATTTCCATCACGAGCCTTGGCTCCAGGAAGTGCAGAAGCTGTGGCACTCCCTAATCCTGGTGATTATCATTGGAGAAAGGGTGGTGAGATTCACCTTAACGATCCATTTGCCATTGCAAAATTGCAGGAGGCTGCGCAATCTAATAGTGTAGCTGCCTACAAAGAATATTCTAAGCGTGTACAGGAATTAAATAGACAATGCAATTTGAGGGgacttttgaaattcaaagaGGGAGAGGTTAAAGTTCCTCTAGAAGAAGTTGAACCGGCAAGTGAGATTGTAAAACGTTTTTGTACTGGAGCCATGAGTTATGGATCAATCTCCTTGGAGGCACACGCTACTCTTGCAATAGCAATGAACAAGATTGGAGGCAAATCTAATACAG GCGAGGGTGGTGAGCAACCTTCTCGGATGGAACCTCTTCCCAATGGTTCAAAGAACCCAAAAAGAAGTGCAATTAAGCAGGTTGCAAGTGGTAGATTTGGAGTCTCAAGTTATTACCTTACAAATGCTGACGAGCTACAGATAAAGATGGCTCAG GGAGCCAAGCCTGGAGAAGGGGGTGAACTTCCTGGACACAAGGTCATTGGCGACATTGCTGTCACTAGGAACTCCACAGCTGGAGTTGGACTAATTAGCCCTCCTCCTCATCATGATATCTACTCAATTGAGGATCTTGCACAGTTGATTCATGATCTTAAG AATGCAAACCCTGGGGCACGTGTTAGTGTCAAGTTGGTTTCTGAAGCTGGTGTTGGGGTTATAGCCAGCGGCGTTGTCAAGGGACATGCTGATCATGTCTTGATCTCCGGTCATGATGGAGGGACTGGTGCCTCAAGATGGACTGGCATCAAGAGTGCTGGGCTTCCATGGGAACTTGGTCTTGCAGAGACGCATCAAACTTTAGTGGCTAACGACCTCCGTGGTCGAACAGTGCTGCAAACAGATGGTCAATTGAAAACTGGAAGAGATGTAGCCATTGCTGCTCTTCTTGGTGCAGAGGAGTTTGGTTTCAGCACTGCTCCCCTCATTACACTTGGCTGCATAATGATGAGAAAATGCCACAAAAACACTTGCCCTGTGGGGATTGCCACTCAAGATCCAATTCTTCGGGAGAAGTTTGCTGGAGAACCAGAACATGtcataaatttctttttcatgCTGGCAGAGGAAGTGAGAGAAATTATGTCTCAACTTGGTTTCAGAACACTTACTGAAATGGTTGGCCGTTCAGACATGCTTGAAATGGACAATGATTTAGTCAAGAACAATGACAAATTGAAGAATATTGATCTGTCCCTACTGCTTCGACCTGCTGCTGATATCCGGCCTGAAGCTGCCCAATATTGTATACAGAAACAGGATCATGGTTTGGACATGGCTTTAGATAACAATTTAATAGCCCTTTCCAAGGCTGCTTTAGAGAAAAGTCTTCCTGTGTATATTGAAACTCCAATCTGCAATGTAAACCGGGCTGTTGGAACTATGCTAAGCCATGAAGTGACCAAGCGTTATCACCTAGCAGGTCTTCCTGCAGACACCATTCATATCAAGCTTAGTGGAAGTGCAGGACAGAGTCTTGGGGCTTTTCTTTGCCCTGGCATCACATTAGAGCTTGAAGGAGACAGCAATGATTATGTTGGTAAAGGTTTATCGGGTGGCAAAATCGTTGTTTATCCCCCAAAAGGAAGCAAGTTTGACCCCAAAGAAAATATTGTGATTGGAAATGTAGCTCTTTATGGGGCAACAAGTGGGGAGGCATATTTTAATGGGATGGCAGCAGAAAGATTTTGTGTCCGTAACTCGGGGGCCAAAGCTGTTGTAGAAGGAGTTGGTGATCATGGCTGTGAGTACATGACTGGTGGTACAGTTGTTGTGCTTGGGAAGACTGGAAGAAACTTCGCGGCTGGTATGAGTGGTGGTGTTGCTTATGTACTTGACTTGCATTCCACGTTCCACTCTCATTGCAATCCAGAGCTGGTTGATCTCgataaagttgaagaagaagaagatatcaTGACTTTGAAGATGATGATACAGCAACACCAGCGTAACACAAATAGCCAACTGGCGAAAGAAGTTCTTGCTGATTTTGATAATCTTTTGCCTAGATTTATTAAGGTCTTCCCTAGAGATTATAAACGGGTTCTTGCAAGCATGAAAAAGGAGGAAGCTTACGAAGCAGCAAAAGAACGTGCCATCAAGGAAGCGGAGgagcaagaagaagaagagttgaaggagaaagATGCCTTTGAAGAGCTGAAAAAGTTAGCAGCTGCATCTAAGGATGAATCCAGTCAG GTTGAAGAGGAGCAGACATTGAAGAGGCCCATCCAAGTTGCTGAGGCAGTCAAGCATCGAGGTTTTGTTGCTTATGAGCGACAGGGTGTGTCCTACAGGGATCCAAATGTTCGGATGGAGGACTGGAAAGAGGTTATGGAGGAATCAAAACCCGGTCCGCTCCTTACGACACAATCTGCACGCTGCATGGACTGTGGAACTCCTTTTTGTCATCAG GAGAACTCTGGATGTCCTCTTGGAAACAAAATACCAGAATTCAATGAGTTAGTGTATCAGAATAGATGGCGTGAAGCACTGGATAGGCTTCTTGAGACAAACAACTTCCCTGAGTTCACTGGTCGAGTGTGCCCTGCACCATGTGAAGGATCTTGTGTGCTTGGTATCATTGAGAATCCCGTTTCTATCAAAAGCATTGAATGTGCCATTATTGACAAAGCTTTTGAGGAGGGGTGGATGGTGCCACGACCTCCTTCTGAGAGAACCGG GAGAAGAGTCGCAATTGTTGGAAGTGGACCCTCAGGCCTGGCTGCTGCTGATCAGTTAAATAGATTGGGTCATACTGTCACCGTGTTTGAACGTGCTGATAGGATTGGTGGTCTGATGATGTATGGTGTGCCCAACATGAAGACCGACAAAATTGATGTCGTCCAGAGGCGGGTTGACCTTATGGAGAAGGAAGGGGTGAAATTTGTGGTCAATGCAAATATTGGAAATGATCCTGCGTACTCCTTGGATAGTCTTCGTGAAGATCATGATGCAATTATTTTGGCTGTTGGAGCCACAAAGCCGAG GGACCTTCCTGTTCCTGGACGAGAATTATCCGGAGTCCATTTCGCCATGGAATTCCTTCACGCAAACACAAAAAGTTTGCTTGACAGCAATCTGCAGGATGGAAAATACATTTCAGCCAAGGGAAAGAAGGTGGTTGTTATTGGTGGAGGTGACACTGGGACAGATTGCATAGGAACATCAATTCGCCATGGCTGCACCAGCGTAGTTAATCTAGAGCTTCTTCCTCAGCCACCAAACACTAGGGCTCCTGGAAATCCTTGGCCACAG TGGCCTCGTATCTTCCGTGTAGATTATGGGCATCAGGAAGCTGCTGCAAAGTTTGGGAAGGATCCGAGATCCTATGAGGTTTTGACCAAGCGTTTCATTGGAGACGAAAATGGAAATGTGAAAGGACTGGAGGTGATACGTGTACAGTGGGAGAAAGATGCCAGTGGAAGATTCCAATTCAAGGAAGTAGAAGGCTCTGAAGAAATTATCGGGGCTGATCTGGTTATGCTAGCCATGGGGTTCCTTGGTCCTGAATCG ACAATAGCAGACAAACTAGGATTAGAAAAGGACAACAGGTCCAACTTCAAGGCTGATTATGGACGCTTCTCAACTAGTGTGGAGGGGGTGTTTGCCGCAGGAGACTGTCGTAGGGGACAGTCTTTGGTGGTTTGGGCCATCTCTGAAGGACGACAAGCAGCTGCTCAAGTTGACAAGTTTCTCATGAAGGATGACGAGGACTCGTCTGCTGATGCAGCTAGCCGACAAGAATCTGTCAAAAAGCAGCCAACAGTCGTGACATAA